DNA from Leptolyngbya iicbica LK:
GGGGACTTTTAGTTCGCCGTGCTCTAGCATTTCCAGCAGGCGGTGCACCCCCGTGGTGGTTTCTTCCGTAACGCCGTGGATGCTATCCAGCATGTGGGGATACTTTTCGTGGATATGGCCGGTCAGGTCGCCGCCATCATCCAAAATCATGTTGGCATCCCACAGGTCACCGTCGGGGGTGCGGCAGGTTTGCTCGATGCACCACATGTACTCTTCTTCGGTTTCCCCTTTCCAGGCAAAGACGGGCGTGCCAGCAGCCGCGATCGCTGCGGCGGCGTGATCCTGCGTCGAAAAGATATTGCAGGAAGACCAGCGAACCTCAGCGCCCAGGGCTTGCAGCGTTTCGATCAACACTGCCGTTTGAATGGTCATGTGGATGCAGCCAATGATTTTGGCCCCTTTAAGGGGTTGGCTAGCACGGTACTTTTCCCGAATTTTGATCAGGGCGGGCATTTCGCTTTCGGCGATCGCAATTTCCTTGCGGCCCCAATCAGCCAGGGTAATATCGGCAACTTTGTAGTCTTGCTTCAGAACTTGTGCAGTCATTGAATCCTTTGGGTTAAGTGAATGTCAGTAAGGGTGTTTGTTAACGCGACGGCAATTAAAGAACTGCTTTGAGCAATTCCGCTTTGTCGGTCTTTTCCCAGGTAATCTCTGGCAGTTCGCGACCAAAGTGGCCGTAGGCAGCAGTCTGACGATAAATCGGACGTCGTAAATCCAGCATATCGATTAATCCCTGAGGGCGCAGATCAAAATGCTCGCGCACCAGTTTAACAATCTGGTCGTCTGCGATCTTGCCCGTGCCAAAGGTGTTGATCGAGATTGAGGTGGGTTGGGAAACGCCAATGGCGTAGGAGACTTGAATTTCACAGCGATCGGCCAATCCGGCGGCGACGATATTTTTCGCGACATAACGTCCGGCATAAGCCGCCGAGCGATCGACTTTGGAAGGATCCTTGCCAGAGAAAGCGCCACCGCCGTGCCGAGCCATGCCGCCGTAAGTATCCACAATAATTTTGCGCCCGGTGAGGCCGCAATCGCCTACCGGACCACCGATGATGAATTGGCCAGTGGGATTGATGTGATACTGCGTTTCCACGTGGAACCAGGCCTGCGGCAGTACTGGCTTAATGATTTCTTCCATCACTGCTTCCCGAATGTCGCTCAGCTCAATATCGGGATCATGCTGAGTGGACAGCACCACGGCATCCACGGCGACGGGTTTGCCAGCTTCATACCGAAGGGTCACCTGGCTCTTGGCATCGGGGCGCAGCCAAGGCAAAACGCCTTTTTCGCGCAGATAAGCCTGACGCTCGACGAGGCGATGGGCGTAATAAATCGGGGCGGGCATCAACACATCGGTTTCGTTGGTCGCATAGCCAAACATCAAGCCCTGGTCACCTGCCCCTAAATCTTTATCGGCGGCCTCGTCGACCCCCATGGCGATATCAGCAGACTGCTTACCGATCGCATTCAGCACGGCACAAGACGCGCCATCAAACCCGACATCAGAGCTGTTGTAGCCAATATCGAGAATGACATTGCGAACGACATCTTCGAGATCGACATAGGTGCTGGTGCGCACTTCGCCCGCCACGACTGCCATCCCGGTTTTAACCAGCGTTTCAACCGCGACACGGGCATGAGGGTCATCTTGCAGAATGGCGTCCAAAATCGCGTCAGAGATTTGGTCAGCCATTTTGTCGGGGTGGCCTGCCGACACCGATTCCGAGGTAAAAATACTGTATTCGCTCATGCTGTCTACGATGGGTAAGGTGATAACACGCGGGGCGTAATTGCCTACACATCCTATCGGTTTTCATTCCTTAATTTAGAGGCAAGCGGTCTTTAAATCGATAGATGGCGTTTCAACCATCCATTAAAACATCTGTCTAAATGACGAGATTAGTTGATCACGATTCCCGGAAATGGTTGCCCGCGACATGATGAAAATTGCGCTGTTGACCTATTCCACCAAGCCCCGAGGCAGTGTTGTGCATACTTGGGAACTGGCCAATGCACTGCACCACCTGGGACACACAGTCTGTGTTTATGCACTGGATAAAGGGGCGGCAAGCTCACCTCAGCACGAGGAGGTCGACGAGATCGCCTCGCCCCCCCATCGGCAACTGGCGTGTCCCATGCGCTTGATTCCGGCTCGCCCCGCCCCTGATGACATTGATGGGCTAATTCAGCAACGGATTCAAGAATTCGTCGCGGCGTTGCAACAGGAAAGCGATCGCTACGACGTTTACCACGCGCAGGACTGCATTGGGGCCAATGCTCTGGTGCAGCTCAAAGAGCGCGGGCAAGTTCATCACGTTGTCCGCACGGTGCACCATGTCGAAGATTACGAAAGCATCTACTTGCAACAGTGTCAGGACAAGTCCATCCGCCTACCGGACTTGTGTCTGTGTGTGAGCGATCGCTGGCAGCAAGCCCTCCGCACTGACTACAACATTGACGCGCCACGGGTGGTCAATGGCGTCGATCAACAGCGCTTTTCGCCCGCGTTGGACGGCTCGGAAACCGCCTTAAAAACGGCCTATCAACTGACCGGGCACCCCATCTACTTGACGGTGGGCGGCATTGAACCGCGCAAAAATTCCATTCGTTTACTGGAAGCCTTTGCCCAGGTGCAGGCGCAGCAACCCCAAGCACAGCTCATCATTGCCGGCGGGGCGACACTGTTTGACTATCAACCCTATCGAGAGCAGTTTTTTCAGCGGGCGGCGGCATTGGGGATTATGGATGCCTTAGTGCTTCCGGGAGTGATTCCAGACGCCGATTTGCCGGGGATGTATCGTTGTGCCGATGTGTTTTGTTTTCCATCGATCAAAGAGGGGTGGGGCTTGGTCGTATTGGAAGCGATCGCGGCAGGGTTACCCGTCGTCACGGCCAATGAGACGCCCTTTACCGAGTTTTTGACATCGGAACAGGCGATTTTAGTCAACCCTGGCAGTGTGGAACAGATCGCCCAAGGAATGCTGGCGGCATCAGAGCCGAAGCGATCGCACGCCCTCGTTGAGCAGAGTCGGGGCATTTTGGCGCGCTACACTTGGGAAAAATCGGCGCAAATGCACTTGCAGGCGTACCAAAGCCTGGTACATTCCCATTGATGTTTCCTGGTGATGAGAGATAAAAGCAATGCCTGAGATGCAATTTCAAATCCGTTGGCCCGATGGCACCGAGGCGGCCTGCTATTCCCCGTCGTTGGTGATTAAGGACTATCTCAAAGTGGGTGAAACCTATACGTTGAGTGACTTTCTGGATAAGTCGCGGACCGCGCTGAATATTGCCAGCGATCGCGTGCGGGCTAAATACGGCTTTCCCTGTGGCCGGGCGATGGGCCAGTTGCAAGTGTTGGAATCGACGGCTGCCCAATATCAAGGATTGGCTAATCCGACGGTGGATGTATTGGCTTTCGTCGAGTAAGCGCAAACTACAAAGTCATCATCAGCATCGCGACGGCCACAATGCTGATGCCCATTACCAAGCCCAAGACCCACAAGAACCCACTCCCCGTCTGCCCCTTGGAGCGGGTGATAATCAGGTCAGTATCGGCGGTCACCGCGATCGCAAAAAACGTATCCCAAAAACCCGCTTCAACGGTATTCATTGCTTGCAGCGGCTGTTGTTGGGGTGGCTTGGGAAAAATCCACTGCGAGCCACGTATTTCAACTGTGCCGCTGGGAGAGGTGCCGTCGGTGGCGATCGCTTCAAAGCGAATCTGCG
Protein-coding regions in this window:
- a CDS encoding MSMEG_0565 family glycosyltransferase, with amino-acid sequence MVARDMMKIALLTYSTKPRGSVVHTWELANALHHLGHTVCVYALDKGAASSPQHEEVDEIASPPHRQLACPMRLIPARPAPDDIDGLIQQRIQEFVAALQQESDRYDVYHAQDCIGANALVQLKERGQVHHVVRTVHHVEDYESIYLQQCQDKSIRLPDLCLCVSDRWQQALRTDYNIDAPRVVNGVDQQRFSPALDGSETALKTAYQLTGHPIYLTVGGIEPRKNSIRLLEAFAQVQAQQPQAQLIIAGGATLFDYQPYREQFFQRAAALGIMDALVLPGVIPDADLPGMYRCADVFCFPSIKEGWGLVVLEAIAAGLPVVTANETPFTEFLTSEQAILVNPGSVEQIAQGMLAASEPKRSHALVEQSRGILARYTWEKSAQMHLQAYQSLVHSH
- a CDS encoding MSMEG_0570 family nitrogen starvation response protein → MPEMQFQIRWPDGTEAACYSPSLVIKDYLKVGETYTLSDFLDKSRTALNIASDRVRAKYGFPCGRAMGQLQVLESTAAQYQGLANPTVDVLAFVE
- the metK gene encoding methionine adenosyltransferase, translated to MSEYSIFTSESVSAGHPDKMADQISDAILDAILQDDPHARVAVETLVKTGMAVVAGEVRTSTYVDLEDVVRNVILDIGYNSSDVGFDGASCAVLNAIGKQSADIAMGVDEAADKDLGAGDQGLMFGYATNETDVLMPAPIYYAHRLVERQAYLREKGVLPWLRPDAKSQVTLRYEAGKPVAVDAVVLSTQHDPDIELSDIREAVMEEIIKPVLPQAWFHVETQYHINPTGQFIIGGPVGDCGLTGRKIIVDTYGGMARHGGGAFSGKDPSKVDRSAAYAGRYVAKNIVAAGLADRCEIQVSYAIGVSQPTSISINTFGTGKIADDQIVKLVREHFDLRPQGLIDMLDLRRPIYRQTAAYGHFGRELPEITWEKTDKAELLKAVL